The Gemmatimonadota bacterium nucleotide sequence CCGGTTGAGGCGCGTGCAGTAGCGGTCAGGGCCGCGCCCGCCTGAGCGGCCGGCCGCAACGCGCGCAGAAGCGGCTCCCTGGCGGGTTGGCCATCCGGCAATGGCGGCAGATGGCGCTGCTACGCTGCTTGCCGCGATCCCGACCTTCTGGCGCTTCCTCCGGCTCTGATTCGTCCACAGGTGTTGCGCCCCCGCCCGGTCGAAGGATGGGATAGAGCACGGCGCCGGCCGCCCCGACCACGAGCAGTATCACGACCAGTAGCTCCATGGGCCTCAGCGCGTTTCCCGCGCGAGCGCCAGTGCTGCGCCGATGCCGGCCGCGTCCCACACCAGGTCCCTCAGACTGAAAAGCTCGCCGGCGCGCCGGTCCCGCCACTCCTTCCAGAGCCCGGCCGCGGCGGCGGCTCCCCCGGCCGCCACCAGACCAGCGTCCCCTTCCGCTCCCGCGGTTCGGACCGCGGCGAAGACGAAGCTCGTGACCGCGGCCGACATGAAGAAATGCTGGAGCTTGTCCTCGGCGAACCAGCGCTCGGGCGGCGCCGGCTTTTCCCGGTTCGCACGCCGCGAGTCGGGGAAGCGGCTGGGCGCGGCTGCTGGCGGCCCGACGGGCGGCTCGAGTGGGGTGGCCGGGGCCGTACTGCCCAGAGACAGCCGCAGGCCGAGGACGATCGGAACGAGTTGCTGCAGCATGGTTTCCCCCCAGGGGGCCAGTCGAGCGGCTGGGCGCCCTCGGCGCGTGGCTGTATTTACGATGGCCGGCCTGCCGTCCGCACCCTGCATGCGAAGGCTCAGGGTGCGGCGCGCTGGAGGGCGGGCGCAGCCGCCGCCCGCCGGGCGCGCGCGTGTTCCAGCGCGCGCTGCACGGCATCCTCGGGTGTTTCCGCCTGCTCGAGTCCCAGCCCCGCGGCCAGTCCGGCGCGCAGCAGCACTACCGGTACGTCGATCTTCCGGGCCAGTGCTACCTCGGAGAGCGTGCCCCACTCGCCCGCGACGGCGATCACTGCTTCCGCCGCGCGCACGACCAGGATATTCCGCCCCTCCCCCATACCGGTGGCCAGCGGCAGGCTAATGTAGGGGTTGGCCTCACCGGCCCGCGTGCCCGGCAGCAGGCCCACGGTCAGGCCGCCGGCGGCCGTGGCCCCGCGCGCCGCCGCCTCCATGATGCCGCCCCGGCCGCCGCAGATCAGCACTGCGCCTGCCGCGGCAATGCCCCGGCCGACCGCTTCGGCCAGGGCGCATTCCTCGGCGGTAGCAATGCCGCCGCCGCACACGGCAATGCGGAGCGGCTGTTCAACCGGCATGCGCGGCCCAGGCCCGCGCCGCGGCAACGGCGCGCCGCCAGCCGGCGAGGAGCGCGTCCCGGTCGGCCGCCGCCATGGTGGGCTGGAAGCGGGCGGGCTCGGCCCGCGCGGCCAGGAACGCCGGCGCGTCGGGCCACACGCCCACGCCCAGGCCGGCCAGGCCGGCGGCGCCCAGCGCGGTGGTCTCGACCGTAGCCGGCCGGTGCACGGGCAGCCCCAGGATGTCTGCCTGGAACTGCATCAGCCAGTCGTTCTGCGCCGCGCCTCCGTCCACCGCCAGTTCGCGTGCGGCGACTCCCGAGTCGGCGGCCATGGCGTCGAGCACGTCCCAGGTGGCGTAGGCCATGGCTTCCAGCGCGGCCCGCGCCAGGTGCGCGCGACCGGTGCCGCGGGTCAGGCCGACTATGGTGCCCCGGGCCTCCGGCTCCCAGTGCGGCGCGCCCAGCCCTACGAAGGCGGGAACCAGGTAGACGCCGTCATTGGAGGCCAGCCCGCGCGCCAGCGCCTCCGTCTCTGGTGCGTGCTGGATCACGCCCAAGGCGTCGCGCAGCCATTGCACGGCCGCGCCGGCAATGAAGATCGAGCCCTCCAGGGCGTAGACCGGCTCGCCGCGCGGCCCGCAGGCCACGGTCGTCAGCAGTCCGCGCCCGGAATCGACCCGCTCCTGCCCCGTGTTGAGCAGGAGGAACGCGCCTGTACCGTACGTGTTCTTGGCCAGCCCCGGCGCCCAGCAGCCCTGGCCGAAGAGCGCCGCCTGCTGGTCCCCGGCCACGCCGGCCACCGGGAGCGGCCGGCCGAACAGCTCGGGGTCCGTTTCGCCAAACGTGCCGCTCGAGGCCCGTACCTCCGGCAGCACAATCCGCGGCACGCCGAACAGGTCGAGCAGCTCCTCGTCCCAGTCCAGCCGGTCAATGTTGTAGAGCAGCGTGCGGGAGGCATTGGTGGGGTCGGTCGCGTGCACGCGCCCACCCGTGAGCTTCCAGATCAGCCAACTGTCGATGGTGC carries:
- a CDS encoding TIGR00725 family protein yields the protein MPVEQPLRIAVCGGGIATAEECALAEAVGRGIAAAGAVLICGGRGGIMEAAARGATAAGGLTVGLLPGTRAGEANPYISLPLATGMGEGRNILVVRAAEAVIAVAGEWGTLSEVALARKIDVPVVLLRAGLAAGLGLEQAETPEDAVQRALEHARARRAAAAPALQRAAP
- the glpK gene encoding glycerol kinase GlpK, with protein sequence MILAIDQGTTGTTCLVIGRRGEVVSRAYSEFTQYYPAAGWVEHDAEEIWQVTLRVAREALAAARSAAGGAAGEIAGIGITNQRETTVLWERATGLPVHRAIVWQDRRTAGRCRALREAGRETWARERTGLVLDPYFSATKLEWLLEQVPGARPRAEAGELAAGTIDSWLIWKLTGGRVHATDPTNASRTLLYNIDRLDWDEELLDLFGVPRIVLPEVRASSGTFGETDPELFGRPLPVAGVAGDQQAALFGQGCWAPGLAKNTYGTGAFLLLNTGQERVDSGRGLLTTVACGPRGEPVYALEGSIFIAGAAVQWLRDALGVIQHAPETEALARGLASNDGVYLVPAFVGLGAPHWEPEARGTIVGLTRGTGRAHLARAALEAMAYATWDVLDAMAADSGVAARELAVDGGAAQNDWLMQFQADILGLPVHRPATVETTALGAAGLAGLGVGVWPDAPAFLAARAEPARFQPTMAAADRDALLAGWRRAVAAARAWAAHAG